The following is a genomic window from Niabella soli DSM 19437.
GCTGAATTCAATATCTTCGGTGTCTAATAATTCCCTTTCAATTTCTTCCATTTGCACAATATCCCAGGCCTCGCTTTCGGTGGGGGCTATATTCAGCAGGTCGTCCAGTTCATGCTCTGACAAAAATGCGGTAACGTTCTTTTGCAGGTTACAGGAAACAAACGAAGCATTGTTTTCGTAGAATTGTTGCTGTATTTGCAGCAATTTGGCCGCTGCGGCGGCGTCTATCGCTGCCACCTGCTGCAGGTCCAACACCACATTTTTCACATCGTTTTGTAAAAAAGGGAGCAACGCTATTGCCATGCCATCTGTCATAGTAGCAGATAATGCGGGCTCAATTGGCGTGATGACGTGAAATTTCTCTTTGGTATCTATTTTGACCTGCATATAGAGTGAATTTGGGATAAATATGCTTAAATTACAAGTAAATTTACGACCAAATATATTTGTTAATATTGTAAATAAACACTTTAACCGAATATGGATAATAATTTTTCATCTCAGGTAAAAGAAATTATTTCTTACAGCCGTGAGGAGGCCCTAAGGCTGGGGAATGATTTTATTGGCACGGAACACCTGCTGCTCGGATTGATCCGGGAAGGAGACAACACGGCCATCCGGATTCTGAAAAGCTTTAGTGTTGATATTTTTGAACTGCGTAAAGAAATTGAACTGGCCATAAAGGACAAGACCGGTAAAAATATTGCAAACATTAATAGCCTGCCGCTGACCAAACAGGCGGAGAAAGTAATACGGGTAACCGTCCTGGAAGCAAAGGCCTTAAAAAGCAACCAGGTGGAAACGGAGCACCTCATGCTTTCTATTTTGAAGAACAAGGAAAATATCGCAACACAAATCTTAAATCAATTCGACGTGGATTATGATCTGTTCCGGCAGGAGTTAGGCATTGTAAAATCAGGCGGTGAGCCGCGCGCAGAATTTGGTGAGGAAGGCGAAGAGGAATTTGAAGAAGAAAAGAAATATACGCAATCCAAAGGCAGTGCTGCAAAGGGGGCAGCTAAAAGCAAAACACCCGTGCTGGATAATTTTGGCCGGGATGTGACCAAGCTGGCAGAAAGCGGCAACCTGGATCCCATCGTAGGGCGCGAAAAAGAAATCGAACGCGTATCG
Proteins encoded in this region:
- a CDS encoding STAS domain-containing protein, with the translated sequence MQVKIDTKEKFHVITPIEPALSATMTDGMAIALLPFLQNDVKNVVLDLQQVAAIDAAAAAKLLQIQQQFYENNASFVSCNLQKNVTAFLSEHELDDLLNIAPTESEAWDIVQMEEIERELLDTEDIEFSDTDD